A window from Planctomycetota bacterium encodes these proteins:
- a CDS encoding sigma-70 family RNA polymerase sigma factor, which yields MEPQMPITPSQIVSVLMHEHARLVAYINIIVRDEHVAEDVLQAVAMAAIEKAGTINDSTHLHHWLRRAARLEALRVLRDSHKHALLFDAAVLDQLENEFERQAAEPVLAHKTALLECLALVEGYSRQVLDLRYRDGLTSRQIASRLNKRSDAIYRVLTRVRTTLRDCVEGRLSRVQEHPDA from the coding sequence ATGGAGCCGCAGATGCCGATTACGCCCAGCCAGATCGTTTCCGTCTTGATGCACGAGCATGCCCGGCTCGTGGCGTACATCAACATCATCGTGCGCGACGAACACGTGGCGGAGGATGTGCTCCAGGCGGTGGCGATGGCGGCGATCGAAAAGGCGGGCACAATCAACGACTCGACCCACCTGCATCACTGGCTCCGTCGCGCCGCCCGGCTTGAGGCGCTGCGCGTTCTGCGTGACTCGCACAAGCACGCCCTGCTGTTCGACGCCGCCGTACTCGATCAGTTGGAAAATGAGTTCGAGCGACAAGCGGCCGAGCCCGTGCTGGCGCACAAGACCGCGCTGCTCGAGTGCCTCGCGCTGGTGGAGGGATACTCGCGGCAGGTGCTCGATCTGCGCTACCGCGACGGTTTGACCAGCCGCCAGATCGCCAGCCGGCTCAACAAGCGTTCCGATGCGATCTATCGCGTGCTGACACGTGTGCGGACGACGTTGCGCGACTGCGTTGAGGGCCGGCTTTCCCGTGTGCAGGAGCACCCCGATGCCTGA
- a CDS encoding aldehyde dehydrogenase family protein, translating to MRDVELPRTTGQLRLAAQAARSQTWREPRIDREANMRSCLSPIGPVLVIGPNNFPLAFNSISGGDFAAAIAAGNPVIAKAHPLHPGTTRLLAELTDATIRKLGLPPAMVQLIYHMQPESGLRMVADHRLGATAYKGSRRAGDLLKAAADRAGKPIYLEMSSINPVLILPGALTENSGAIAEQFAASCLMACGQFCTNPGLVIVPASDAAETFLADVAARFASAKCGPMLDRSVAASLADNLKLLHDAGATLLAGPIDADLPHCTHAPALLRIDGSVFLNNPQVIQTEAFGPAALMVVARDIAQMVAIVESLEGNLTGCIYHAGLTDRQQYHMVEPPLRRRVGRLLNNKMPTGVAVSPAMNHGGPYPASGHPGFTAVGLPASMRRFAALHCYDNVDAAYLPLILRDTKEGA from the coding sequence CTGCGGGATGTCGAGCTTCCGCGCACGACCGGTCAGCTCCGTCTGGCCGCGCAGGCGGCGCGCTCGCAGACCTGGCGCGAACCGCGCATCGATCGCGAGGCGAACATGCGTTCGTGCCTGAGTCCGATCGGGCCGGTGCTGGTCATCGGGCCCAACAATTTCCCGCTCGCGTTCAACAGCATCAGCGGCGGCGACTTCGCGGCGGCGATCGCAGCCGGCAATCCCGTCATCGCCAAGGCGCATCCGCTTCACCCGGGCACGACGCGCCTGCTCGCCGAGCTGACGGACGCGACGATTCGCAAACTCGGTCTGCCCCCGGCGATGGTGCAGTTGATTTATCACATGCAACCGGAGTCGGGTCTGCGCATGGTGGCGGATCATCGCCTTGGCGCGACGGCGTACAAGGGCTCCCGCCGCGCCGGCGATTTGCTCAAGGCCGCCGCCGATCGAGCGGGCAAACCCATCTATCTCGAAATGTCATCGATCAACCCCGTGCTGATCCTGCCCGGCGCGCTGACCGAAAATTCCGGCGCCATCGCCGAGCAGTTCGCGGCGAGCTGTCTCATGGCATGCGGGCAATTCTGCACGAACCCCGGGCTGGTCATCGTCCCCGCCTCCGACGCCGCCGAGACGTTCCTCGCCGACGTCGCCGCACGCTTTGCCAGCGCCAAGTGCGGCCCAATGCTCGACCGATCCGTCGCCGCTTCGCTCGCCGACAATCTCAAGTTGCTCCACGACGCCGGCGCAACGCTGCTCGCCGGCCCCATCGACGCCGACCTACCGCACTGCACGCACGCGCCCGCGCTTCTTCGCATCGATGGCAGCGTCTTCCTAAACAATCCGCAAGTCATTCAGACTGAAGCATTCGGCCCGGCGGCGCTGATGGTCGTCGCCCGCGACATCGCGCAGATGGTCGCGATCGTCGAATCGCTCGAAGGCAATCTGACCGGCTGCATCTATCATGCCGGGCTCACCGATCGCCAACAGTACCATATGGTCGAGCCGCCGCTTCGCCGCCGAGTTGGCCGGCTCCTCAACAACAAGATGCCCACGGGCGTCGCCGTCTCCCCGGCCATGAACCACGGCGGGCCCTACCCCGCGTCGGGCCATCCCGGATTCACCGCCGTGGGCCTGCCCGCGTCGATGCGCCGCTTCGCCGCGCTGCACTGTTATGACAATGTGGACGCCGCGTATCTACCGCTGATTCTTCGCGATACGAAAGAAGGGGCCTGA
- a CDS encoding sialate O-acetylesterase, whose protein sequence is MAKPVQVFILLGQSNMLGMGHIGPEDKDGSLQHAVNEGKYPYLVDDAGQWTVRQDVRNVRVMVGKGNTMQLFNNEFMTVKGKTIGPELGIGQYLGNAIDAPVLVLKSCIGNRSLGWDLLPPGSPGYEFDDKDKSGKVQTWVYAGYKQTPDRWLKTDANPEPTRYGWYAGKQYDDDIANAKKVLEELPTYYPGATKYEIAGFFFWQGDKDRYSAAHAAHYEQNLVQLILQLRKDFNAPNAKFVCATLGQTEKGAEGNEGLILNAQLAVDGASGKYPQFKGNVATVYSHPLSHGGASNGHYNGNAETYMDIGEGMGKAMVELLKAGK, encoded by the coding sequence ATGGCCAAGCCCGTGCAGGTCTTCATTCTGCTGGGCCAGTCCAATATGCTCGGCATGGGGCACATCGGCCCCGAAGACAAGGATGGCTCCCTCCAGCACGCCGTCAATGAAGGCAAATATCCGTACCTCGTCGATGACGCCGGTCAATGGACCGTGCGCCAGGATGTGCGGAACGTGCGCGTCATGGTCGGCAAGGGCAACACCATGCAGCTTTTCAACAACGAGTTCATGACCGTCAAGGGCAAGACCATCGGACCCGAGCTGGGCATCGGACAATACCTCGGCAACGCCATCGACGCCCCCGTGCTCGTCCTCAAAAGCTGCATCGGCAATCGGTCGCTCGGCTGGGACCTGCTCCCGCCCGGCAGTCCGGGTTATGAGTTCGACGACAAGGACAAGTCCGGCAAGGTGCAGACCTGGGTTTACGCCGGCTACAAGCAGACGCCCGACCGTTGGCTCAAGACCGACGCCAATCCCGAGCCGACGCGCTACGGCTGGTACGCCGGCAAGCAGTACGATGACGACATCGCCAATGCCAAGAAGGTGCTCGAAGAACTACCGACCTACTACCCCGGCGCGACCAAATATGAAATCGCCGGCTTCTTCTTCTGGCAGGGCGACAAGGACCGCTACAGCGCCGCTCATGCCGCCCACTACGAGCAGAACCTCGTCCAACTCATCCTTCAGCTTCGCAAGGATTTCAACGCGCCCAACGCCAAGTTCGTCTGCGCCACGCTCGGCCAGACCGAAAAGGGAGCCGAGGGCAATGAAGGTCTCATCCTCAACGCCCAACTCGCCGTCGATGGCGCCTCCGGCAAGTATCCGCAGTTCAAGGGCAACGTCGCCACCGTGTACAGCCATCCGCTGAGCCACGGCGGCGCGTCCAACGGCCACTACAACGGCAACGCCGAAACCTACATGGACATCGGCGAAGGCATGGGCAAGGCCATGGTCGAGTTGCTCAAAGCCGGCAAGTGA
- a CDS encoding c-type cytochrome — MGVGWRMVWICFARSCMTRIVGLLLIFAMIRHDVCRADAAGPLLHPVITGVERLGPDAAPEAGLILLGELNCTACHDPGPRAETISIKPAPDLSAVGTRIRPDYLERFIADPAHVKPGTTMPQVMGRLDSANRERTAHAIAQFLRSLTKTFPEAGAAEEDSIRRGEQLFHTVGCVACHAPRDAKATEKPLPHAVPLGRLQDKYTHKSLAAFLENPLAVRAGGRMPNMQLSPWEAIDLAAFLLQGAPPLATIPVDGSLVAEGRTAFTQLGCANCHHLEGISSEQTAMPLAGLNMAGGCLADDPGGAPDFGLSEAQRGAIRAALAAAPVPPSPADHIRRVLITFNCIACHARGDLGGIEADRSAYFHSDNENLGEQGRIPPPLSGVGAKLNADWLRRVLVEGKSVRPYMLTRMPIFGRDNVEDLADLFAEVDVPDGPKFVEHAKPDEHDTMKKVGWELVGNKGFSCIACHRFQGEMPQTMAALDLSDAPARLRYSWFHAYLLKPQQFSPTTVMPAFWPNGVSTRPELLMGDTDRQIDAIWEYLIEGTNARLPQGLKNEPLVLQVGDEAVMLRRKYRDVGKRGIGVGYPAGINLVFDSESMRLTEIWKGDFVDAGAVWRNQGSGDVHLLGQDHVTLPGDTCFALLGSIADDWPTTTSRERDIRFKGYRLDDKRRPTFLYRIGDIAVEDDPMDVKDAATGNALFRRTLTFTVTGAEKLLVMRLAAGKEITADSAGSYIIGPLRLNIAGQSAAQIVRVGDKQELRAAMQLHTGANTLKIEYRW, encoded by the coding sequence ATGGGCGTCGGATGGCGCATGGTTTGGATTTGTTTTGCGAGGTCGTGCATGACACGGATCGTTGGCCTCCTTTTGATCTTCGCGATGATTCGTCACGACGTCTGCCGTGCGGATGCGGCCGGACCTCTCCTGCATCCGGTCATCACGGGGGTCGAGCGGCTCGGCCCGGACGCCGCGCCAGAGGCGGGGCTGATTCTGCTCGGCGAGCTGAATTGCACCGCTTGCCATGATCCCGGGCCGCGTGCGGAGACGATCAGCATCAAACCGGCCCCCGACCTCTCGGCCGTGGGAACCCGCATTCGGCCTGACTATCTTGAGCGTTTCATCGCCGACCCCGCCCATGTCAAACCCGGCACGACAATGCCCCAGGTCATGGGCCGCCTTGACTCGGCGAATCGCGAGCGGACGGCTCACGCCATCGCTCAGTTCCTTCGATCGCTGACGAAGACTTTCCCCGAGGCCGGCGCCGCGGAGGAGGATTCGATCCGTCGCGGCGAGCAATTGTTCCACACCGTCGGCTGCGTCGCCTGTCACGCCCCGCGCGATGCGAAGGCCACCGAGAAGCCGCTTCCCCACGCCGTTCCGCTGGGCCGATTGCAGGACAAGTACACGCACAAAAGTCTCGCGGCGTTTCTGGAGAATCCGCTTGCCGTCCGGGCCGGGGGGCGCATGCCGAACATGCAGCTTTCGCCGTGGGAAGCGATCGACCTTGCCGCCTTTCTGCTCCAAGGCGCCCCGCCGCTTGCGACGATTCCAGTCGATGGCTCGCTCGTCGCGGAGGGTCGGACGGCCTTCACGCAGTTGGGCTGTGCAAATTGTCATCATCTCGAAGGCATCTCATCGGAGCAGACCGCAATGCCGCTCGCGGGTTTGAACATGGCCGGTGGATGTCTGGCGGATGATCCCGGCGGTGCGCCGGATTTTGGATTGAGCGAGGCGCAGCGCGGCGCGATTCGAGCGGCCCTCGCCGCCGCGCCTGTTCCGCCCTCGCCCGCCGATCATATTCGACGTGTTCTGATCACGTTCAACTGCATCGCCTGTCATGCGCGCGGCGACCTCGGCGGCATCGAAGCGGATCGCAGCGCCTATTTTCATTCGGACAATGAGAACCTCGGCGAGCAGGGCCGCATCCCCCCGCCGCTGTCGGGCGTCGGCGCGAAGCTCAATGCGGACTGGCTGCGCCGCGTGCTCGTCGAAGGCAAATCGGTACGCCCCTACATGCTCACGCGCATGCCCATCTTCGGACGCGACAATGTTGAAGACCTCGCGGACCTGTTTGCGGAGGTCGACGTGCCGGACGGACCCAAATTCGTCGAGCATGCAAAACCCGATGAGCATGACACGATGAAAAAGGTCGGATGGGAACTGGTCGGCAACAAGGGGTTCAGTTGCATCGCCTGTCATCGCTTTCAAGGCGAGATGCCGCAGACGATGGCGGCGCTGGACCTGAGCGATGCGCCGGCGCGGCTGCGATACAGTTGGTTCCATGCCTACCTGCTCAAGCCGCAGCAGTTCAGCCCGACCACCGTCATGCCCGCCTTCTGGCCCAACGGCGTGTCGACCCGGCCCGAATTGCTCATGGGCGACACCGATCGCCAGATCGACGCCATCTGGGAATACCTCATCGAAGGCACCAACGCCCGATTGCCGCAGGGGCTCAAGAACGAACCGCTCGTGCTTCAGGTCGGTGACGAAGCGGTCATGCTTCGCCGCAAGTACAGGGATGTGGGCAAGCGCGGCATCGGTGTGGGCTACCCTGCGGGGATCAACCTGGTATTCGATTCCGAGAGCATGCGGCTGACGGAAATCTGGAAGGGCGACTTCGTCGATGCCGGAGCGGTCTGGCGCAATCAGGGCTCGGGCGATGTGCATCTGCTCGGGCAGGATCATGTGACGCTGCCCGGCGATACGTGTTTCGCCCTGCTCGGCTCGATCGCCGACGACTGGCCGACGACGACAAGCCGCGAGCGCGACATCCGTTTCAAGGGCTACCGGCTCGACGATAAGCGTCGCCCGACGTTCCTGTATCGCATCGGCGATATCGCCGTCGAAGACGACCCGATGGACGTGAAGGACGCGGCGACCGGCAACGCGCTGTTCCGACGGACGCTGACATTCACTGTGACCGGCGCCGAGAAGCTATTGGTGATGCGACTCGCCGCCGGCAAGGAAATCACCGCCGACAGTGCTGGCAGCTACATCATCGGCCCGCTTCGCCTGAACATCGCCGGGCAGTCGGCGGCGCAGATCGTTCGCGTCGGCGACAAGCAGGAACTGCGCGCGGCGATGCAACTGCACACGGGCGCGAACACCTTGAAGATCGAATATCGCTGGTAA